A window of the Vanessa cardui chromosome 12, ilVanCard2.1, whole genome shotgun sequence genome harbors these coding sequences:
- the LOC124534422 gene encoding COP9 signalosome complex subunit 7a encodes MNAMSMDRDEPSSLLSFSTNHPLEQFILLAKGAKGSACAELIKQVLEAPGVHVFGELLEMPNIKELETGPFATHFKTLNLFAYGTYKEYLENKSEYLDLTPVQCKKLQHLTIATLATQEKCIPYSVLLKELDIKNVRDLEDLIIEAIYADIIHGKLDQECKRVEVDVALGRDARLEDAAAIADVLADWCNACEAVLSSVDRHIQRANHHKQRAIRHHQAIEQEILYIKKTLKTQAENEESASGGGSETHSVPKKNSGKGKTPRNAAKFWQKNT; translated from the exons ATGAACGCTATGTCAATGGATAGAGATGAGCCTTCTTCCTTATTATCGTTTTCTACAAATCATCCTTTAGAACAGTTTATTTTACTTGCTAAAGGTGCTAAAGGATCAGCATGTGCAGAACTTATAAAACAAGTGCTAGAAGCACCAGGTGTTCATGTATTTGGGGAACTACTTGAAATGCCTAATATTAAAGAG TTGGAGACCGGACCATTCGCTACACATTTCAAAACGCTCAATCTATTTGCGTATGGTACATATAAAGAATATCTGGAAAACAAATCTGAATATTTAGATCTTACTCCAGTACAATGCAAAAAACTACAACATTTGACTATAGCCACACTAGCAACACAGGAAAAATGCATCCCATATAGTGTACTATTAAAAGAAttggatattaaaaatgttagagACTTAGAAGATTTGATCATAGAAGCCATTTATGCag aTATAATTCATGGTAAGCTTGATCAAGAATGCAAGCGTGTTGAAGTTGACGTAGCCCTTGGGCGGGATGCTAGATTAGAAGATGCAGCTGCGATCGCCGATGTTCTAGCTGATTGGTGCAATGCCTGTGAAGCAGTACTCAGCTCGGTAGACAGACACATACAGAGGGCTAACCATCACAAACAACGTGCAATTAGACATCACCAGGCTATAGAACAGGAG attttatacataaagaaaactttaaaaacTCAAGCTGAAAACGAAGAATCTGCCTCGGGTGGTGGCAGTGAAACTCATTCTGTGCCAAAAAAGAACTCTGGCAAGGGCAAAACTCCTCGCAATGCTGCAAAGTTTTGGCAGAAAAACACATAA
- the LOC124534192 gene encoding zinc finger protein 135-like — MCMPTPNNVSGFGYSWGFTSTADLTKCEVETPSSLSYTLGNTVSPETTLTVMSNKSPQVQDKVGTVAVAVTNAATQVTRVVTAGTPVGGRRAMFVLNETPTHTLNRVSQQNQTATIQTTNLASKPFMTPIGPIQLTAEECNEILMKRALQAQGIATPVIDASQLNHTLLNGGLKSLAEATVQQSQADTIPTTTVHQHHLLHAKQEPGTANNSPKAVYSQTDMMTNTVMTAVPPLKERPYSCDECGKSFLLKHHLTTHARVHTGERPHVCGHCGKAFARKHCLNTHLLLHSAARPYRCHECKMAFTLKHHLVTHSRVHSRDRPFVCGECGRGFPLKRHLVTHSKYHAGERPYVCTDCGESFAQKEHLVMHSRFHGSLSPFVCPDCGVAFARKFQLVNHGRVHGRVPHACPVCGKEFLQKRTLVAHMKIHTGEGTVACLDCGDAFKCKSELQQHCKMTRHCLSSPQSQQTQQQQQQAQQQQQQQQQQQQQQQQQQAQQQAQQQQQQQQQQQQQQQQQQQQQQQQQQQQQQTTVIKQDDFKPQIVQVIGADGQIITEKATPGYICPECGSCFNTKEALSLHVRLHAGDRTCVTDLCALTAALQPGLVAAAQHASHNQPIQIISSNPNNVVHTQVIATNHISTPRPKLHFCVDCGKGFAAKHGLLAHHRRHPEGSCTLRTHVCDQCGKAFFQKNHLMLHQRQHMDLPPRNSQAQQQATQQAQQQAAQQAAQQAAQQVAQQAQQQVQQQQQQQQQQQQQHQQQVQHQNSLELEQQDHQQPTHIQVVTNRSGQVIGNQIVVGTVAGRRTLLSSPLHIVSRDGKPLAAQLTHKRHAGDVKEVGGLMLSTGRGTGLIKYEISIPPPTSVVQVQQLD; from the exons ATGTGTATGCCAACGCCGAATAATGTTTCGGGCTTCGGATATTCGTGGGGCTTCACAAGCACCGCAGATCTCACCAAGTGTGAGGTGGAAACTCCTAGCAGTTTGAGTTATACTTTAGGAAACACG GTATCACCAGAAACAACATTAACTGTTATGTCCAATAAGTCACCCCAAGTGCAAGATAAAGTGGGAACTGTTGCTGTAGCTGTGACGAATGCAGCAACACAAGTAACAAGGGTTGTGACTGCTGGAACACCAGTGGGAGGACGTAGAGCcatgtttgttttaaatgaaaccCCAACTCATACATTAAATAGGGTATCCCAACAAAACCAAACCGCAACTATACAAA cAACAAATTTAGCATCAAAGCCCTTCATGACACCCATTGGCCCCATACAGCTTACTGCGGAAGAATGTAATGAGATCCTAATGAAACGTGCCTTGCAAGCTCAAGGCATTGCGACACCAGTCATAGATGCTTCCCAATTAAATCATACACTATTGAATGGTGGCTTGAAGAGTCTTGCAGAAGCAACAGTACAGCAATCACAAGCTGATACAATACCAACAACTACCGTTCATCAACACCATCTTTTGCATGCTAAGCAGGAACCTGGTACAGCAAATAATTCTCCAAAA GCAGTTTATTCGCAAACTGATATGATGACCAACACAGTGATGACAGCAGTGCCTCCTTTGAAAGAGCGACCATACTCATGTGATGAGTGTGGCAAATCATTCTTGTTGAAACACCATCTTACGACACATGCAAGAGTTCATACTG GTGAAAGACCACATGTTTGTGGACATTGTGGAAAGGCATTTGCGAGGAAACATTGTCTTAATACACATTTACTGCTACATTCAGCAGCGCGGCCTTATCGGTGTCATGAGTGTAAGATGGCATTTACACTCAAACATCACCTTGTTACGCATTCAAGA GTCCATAGTCGCGACCGTCCCTTCGTGTGTGGTGAATGTGGTCGCGGTTTCCCTCTCAAGCGCCACCTCGTGACGCACAGCAAATACCACGCTGGCGAGCGGCCTTATGTGTGCACAGACTGTGGGGAAAGCTTTGCGCAGAAG GAGCATCTGGTTATGCACAGTCGATTTCACGGCTCACTCTCCCCATTCGTATGCCCAGACTGCGGAGTGGCTTTTGCTAGAAAGTTTCAGCTCGTTAACCACGGCAGAGTGCACGGCAGAGTACCGCATGCTTGTCCCGTCTGCGGTAAAGAGTTCTTACAGAAAAGGACGCTTGTAGCTCATATGAA aaTCCACACGGGAGAAGGCACAGTTGCGTGTTTAGATTGCGGTGATGCTTTCAAATGTAAATCAGAattacaacagcattgtaagATGACGAGGCATTGTCTCAGCTCACCGCAATCGCAGCAAActcaacagcaacaacagcaagcgcagcagcagcagcaacaacaacagcaacaacagcagcagcagcaacaacaacaagcACAGCAACAGGCAcagcagcaacaacaacaacagcagcaacaacaacagcaacaacaacaacaacagcagcagcagcagcaacaacaacagcagcaacAACAAACAACTGTTATAAAACAGGATGACTTTAAACCACAAATAGTTCAA GTCATTGGTGCTGACGGTCAAATTATAACGGAAAAGGCAACACCAGGATATATTTGCCCCGAATGCGGCTCTTGTTTCAATAccaag GAGGCGCTGTCTCTGCACGTGCGCCTGCACGCCGGCGACCGCACGTGCGTGACGGACCTGTGCGCGCTCACGGCGGCGCTGCAGCCCGGCCTCGTGGCCGCCGCGCAGCACGCCTCGCACA ATCAACCCATTCAAATTATATCGTCTAATCCAAACAACGTTGTTCATACACAAGTAATTGCAACA AATCACATATCTACACCTCGGCCGAAGTTACACTTTTGTGTGGACTGTGGGAAAGGATTTGCTGCGAAGCATGGATTATTAGCACATCACAGGAG aCATCCAGAGGGTAGTTGTACATTAAGAACGCATGTTTGCGATCAATGTGGTAAAGCATTCTTCCAAAAGAATCATCTAATGTTACATCAGCGGCAGCATATGGACTTGCCACCAAGAAAT TCTCAAGCACAGCAACAAGCGACGCAACAAGCACAGCAGCAGGCAGCACAGCAGGCAGCGCAACAAGCAGCACAACAGGTTGCACAGCAAGCACAGCAACAagtccaacaacaacaacaacagcaacaacaacagcagcaacAACATCAACAGCAAGTGCAACACCAGAACAGCCTAGAGTTAGAACAACAGGATCATCAGCAACCTACACACATACAAGTG GTTACGAATCGTTCGGGGCAGGTGATCGGCAACCAGATAGTGGTTGGCACGGTGGCGGGCCGCCGCACGCTGCTCAGCTCGCCGCTGCACATCGTGTCGCGCGACGGCAAGCCGCTCGCCGCGCAGCTCACGCACAAGCGACACGC tggaGATGTGAAAGAGGTCGGCGGCTTGATGCTATCGACGGGCCGAGGCACCGGCCTCATCAAGTACGAGATCTCCATCCCGCCGCCGACGTCCGTGGTCCAGGTGCAGCAGCTGGACTGA